A window from Manis javanica isolate MJ-LG chromosome 10, MJ_LKY, whole genome shotgun sequence encodes these proteins:
- the C10H22orf23 gene encoding UPF0193 protein EVG1 yields MASQERVKAVAKGTGFWRCRKPAAYTPGTCELLKVMMKESKLTNFQQRHIMDTMKRGDTLPLQCSPTSSQRVLPSRQMAPAISLPPILAVRSHLRPASICQANGAYSREPFKPQATRDMEKEKRRLQNIFATGKDPDERKRKPPPVCQEDPAPEPDRFEELIKEIQERKEFLTDMEALGQGRQYRGIILAEISQKLREMEDIDHKRSEELRKALATA; encoded by the exons ATGGCTTCCCAGGAGAGGGTGAAAGCAGTGGCCAAAGGAACGGGGTTCTGGCGCTGCCGAAAGCCAGCCGCTTACACCCCAGGGACTTGCGAGCTGCTCAAAG TGATGATGAAGGAATCCAAACTGACTAACTTCCAACAGCGCCACATCATGGACACCATGAAAA GAGGAGACACTCTGCCCTTACAGTGCAGCCCAACATCCAGCCAGAGGGTCTTGCCTTCCAGGCAGATGGCCCCGGCCATCAGCTTGCCTCCCATCCTGGCAGTCCGGTCCCACCTCCGGCCTGCCAGCATATGCCAAGCCAACGGAGCCTACAGCCGGGAGCCATTCAAGCCGCAAGCCACCA GAgacatggagaaagaaaaacGAAGACTCCAAAACATCTTTGCCACTGGGAAGGACCCAGATGAACGGAAAAGAAAGCCGCCTCCTGTGTGTCAGGAAGACCCAGCCCCTGAACCGGACCGGTTTGAAGAAC TGATAAAGGAAATCCAGGAGAGGAAAGAGTTCCTGACTGACATGGAGGCCCTAGGACAGGGCAGACAGTACCGAGGAATCATCCTTGCTGAAATCTCCCAG AAACTACGGGAAATGGAAGACATTGACCACAAGAGGAGTGAGGAGCTTAGGAAGGCTCTTGCCACTGCTTAA
- the POLR2F gene encoding DNA-directed RNA polymerases I, II, and III subunit RPABC2 produces the protein MSDNEDNFDGDDFDDVEEDEGLGDLENAEEEGQENVEILPSGERPQANQKRITTPYMTKYERARVLGTRALQIAMCAPVMVELEGETDPLLIAMKELKARKIPIIIRRYLPDGSYEDWGVDELIITD, from the exons ATGTCAGACAACGAAGACAA TTTTGATGGTGACGACTTTGATGATGTGGAGGAGGATGAAGGACTAGGTGACTTGGAGAATGCTGAGGAG GAGGGCCAGGAGAATGTTGAGATCCTCCCCTCTGGAGAGCGACCACAGGCCAACCAGAAGCGAATCACCACACCATACATGACCAAATATGAGCGAGCCCGTGTGCTGGGCACCAGAGCTCTCCAGATTGC GATGTGTGCCCCCGTGATGGTGGAGTTGGAGGGGGAGACAGATCCCTTGCTCATCGCCATGAAAGAGCTCAA GGCCCGAAAGATCCCCATCATCATTCGCCGCTACCTGCCAGATGGGAGCTATGAAGACTGGGGGGTAGACGAGCTCATCATCACTGACTGA